The following coding sequences lie in one Rhodopirellula bahusiensis genomic window:
- a CDS encoding type II toxin-antitoxin system RelE/ParE family toxin, translating into MANQRVPHRRRLAIDDIAGHSQNIAENNLDAAMRFLDAVESTVELLSQFPNAGGNVPTNRDDAKGLRAKLVNGFDNYVVLYFVTEKTVDIVRVIRGGQELDQIALNAC; encoded by the coding sequence ATGGCAAATCAAAGGGTTCCGCATCGTCGGCGTCTCGCGATCGACGACATCGCCGGGCATTCACAGAACATCGCGGAGAATAATCTTGATGCCGCGATGCGTTTTCTCGATGCGGTTGAATCTACAGTTGAACTGCTCTCGCAGTTCCCAAATGCTGGCGGTAACGTGCCGACCAACCGTGATGACGCCAAGGGGCTGCGAGCGAAGTTGGTAAACGGGTTTGACAACTATGTCGTGTTGTACTTCGTCACTGAGAAGACGGTCGACATCGTACGAGTCATTCGAGGCGGTCAAGAACTCGATCAAATCGCACTCAATGCGTGCTAG
- a CDS encoding ribbon-helix-helix domain-containing protein, with protein sequence MSTISVSLPDAVMMDVTERAQKNGFTDVGEFVSQMIAKISDRQRQVEILAIEGVNSGPSEPWDPEEIEAIRDRLRSKH encoded by the coding sequence ATGTCTACCATTTCCGTGAGTTTGCCAGATGCCGTGATGATGGATGTCACGGAACGTGCCCAGAAAAATGGGTTCACCGATGTTGGCGAGTTTGTATCGCAGATGATTGCCAAAATCAGCGATCGCCAAAGACAAGTCGAAATACTCGCCATCGAGGGGGTCAATAGCGGCCCCAGTGAACCGTGGGATCCCGAAGAAATCGAAGCGATTCGCGATCGCCTGCGATCGAAGCACTGA